A DNA window from Hordeum vulgare subsp. vulgare chromosome 1H, MorexV3_pseudomolecules_assembly, whole genome shotgun sequence contains the following coding sequences:
- the LOC123415643 gene encoding cypmaclein-like, translated as MAGKARVFMCASLVVLLLLVETTAPIGQAHAVDCGGACSYRCSKSSRPNLCNRACNTCCRRCDCVPPGTAGNEDVCPCYAHMTTHNGRHKCP; from the exons ATGGCCGGCAAAGCTAGGGTGTTCATGTGCGCGTCGCTCGTCGTCCTCCTGCTCCTTGTCGAG ACCACCGCTCCGATTGGACAAGCTCACGCCGTCG ATTGTGGCGGCGCGTGCTCGTACCGGTGCAGCAAGTCGAGTCGGCCGAATCTGTGCAACAGGGCGTGCAACACGTGCTGCCGGCGCTGCGACTGCGTGCCGCCCGGCACCGCCGGCAACGAGGACGTCTGCCCCTGCTACGCTCACATGACCACGCACAACGGCCGCCACAAGTGCCCGTGA